A region of Thermococcus argininiproducens DNA encodes the following proteins:
- a CDS encoding DUF427 domain-containing protein, translating into MVKAIWNGEIIAEAKRDEVILLEGNVYFPPDTVRKEFLRKSSTHTTCSWKGEASYYHVVVGEEVNEDAAWYYPNPKEAANTIQGYIAFWKGVKIVWDEKDEKV; encoded by the coding sequence ATGGTTAAAGCTATTTGGAATGGAGAAATTATTGCTGAGGCTAAAAGAGACGAAGTTATTCTTTTGGAAGGCAATGTCTATTTTCCACCAGACACTGTGAGAAAGGAATTCCTCCGAAAAAGCTCCACTCATACAACATGTTCATGGAAAGGAGAAGCAAGCTACTATCATGTTGTTGTGGGAGAGGAGGTAAATGAAGATGCTGCATGGTATTATCCAAATCCTAAAGAAGCAGCAAACACAATCCAGGGTTATATTGCCTTTTGGAAGGGTGTTAAGATAGTGTGGGATGAAAAAGATGAGAAAGTTTGA
- a CDS encoding DNA-directed RNA polymerase subunit N — protein sequence MIVPVRCFTCGKVIGDKYYIFKERVEKGEDPEKVLDDLGLERYCCRRMLLSHVELIDEIMHYRVY from the coding sequence TTGATAGTTCCCGTGAGATGTTTCACCTGTGGAAAGGTGATTGGAGATAAGTATTACATATTCAAAGAGCGTGTTGAAAAAGGAGAAGATCCAGAGAAAGTCCTTGATGATCTTGGACTTGAAAGATATTGCTGTAGAAGAATGCTCCTAAGTCATGTTGAACTCATAGATGAGATCATGCATTATAGGGTGTACTAA
- a CDS encoding nitroreductase family protein: protein MELKEAISKRVSIRYYDNREVEEEKIKSLIEAAIRAPTASALENWLFVIYKSEQARKRIHEIMFESHIEYYQAQGLPEEKLEKLKSKILENGMYKAPMYIGVFIDKRIGILKDSRYSQLEFIWAIESAAGAIENLMLKAVELGLGTCYIGVTSFDKYQKELREMAGLEDNWYLVGLIPVGYPSEKIAPRRRRKSLDAIMRVV, encoded by the coding sequence ATGGAACTAAAAGAAGCGATATCCAAAAGAGTGTCCATAAGGTATTATGATAATAGGGAGGTTGAAGAAGAAAAGATAAAATCCCTTATAGAGGCAGCAATAAGAGCACCAACTGCAAGTGCTCTGGAAAATTGGCTCTTTGTAATTTATAAAAGTGAGCAAGCAAGAAAAAGAATTCATGAAATAATGTTTGAATCTCACATTGAATATTATCAAGCGCAAGGATTACCAGAAGAAAAACTTGAGAAGCTAAAGTCAAAGATACTTGAAAATGGGATGTATAAAGCCCCTATGTATATTGGGGTTTTCATTGATAAGAGAATAGGGATTTTGAAAGATAGTAGATATAGTCAATTGGAATTTATATGGGCTATAGAGAGTGCTGCAGGTGCAATAGAAAATCTCATGCTCAAAGCTGTTGAGCTGGGCCTTGGAACATGTTACATTGGAGTAACAAGTTTTGATAAGTATCAGAAGGAACTTAGGGAGATGGCAGGCTTAGAAGATAACTGGTATCTTGTTGGGTTAATCCCTGTTGGTTATCCTAGTGAGAAAATTGCCCCAAGGAGAAGAAGAAAATCTCTTGATGCTATCATGAGAGTTGTCTAG
- a CDS encoding 50S ribosomal protein L34e: MKPMYRSRSWRRKYVRTPGGRTVIHFERKKPKAAHCAICGKPLNGVPRGRPSELRKLPKTKKRPERPMPNLCPTCMRRVIKAQVRAAL, translated from the coding sequence ATGAAGCCAATGTACAGATCAAGATCATGGAGAAGGAAATACGTTAGGACTCCTGGAGGGAGGACTGTAATACACTTTGAGAGGAAGAAACCAAAGGCAGCACACTGTGCAATTTGTGGAAAGCCCCTCAATGGGGTTCCTAGGGGAAGACCTAGTGAACTCAGGAAATTGCCCAAAACAAAGAAGAGACCAGAGAGACCAATGCCAAATCTTTGTCCAACCTGTATGCGCAGGGTTATAAAAGCCCAGGTAAGAGCTGCTCTTTAA
- a CDS encoding class I SAM-dependent methyltransferase: MSHYYSKEPQVPLKTKMIEVFIRGEYFKFITASGVFSFGKLDRGTQLLIESAVLDKDWEVLDLGCGYGVIGIVVSKFVKRVVMTDVNRRAVNIAKKNLKINNIKNAEVRWGYLYEPVTDEKFHSIITNPPVHAGKDVLREIVINAPLHLYDGGLLQIVIRTNQGAKYIKTLMEESFKEVVELAKGSGFRVYAGIA; the protein is encoded by the coding sequence ATGAGCCATTATTACTCTAAAGAACCACAAGTACCACTGAAAACTAAAATGATTGAAGTATTTATTAGAGGGGAGTATTTTAAATTCATCACTGCTAGCGGTGTTTTCTCCTTTGGAAAGCTTGATAGAGGGACCCAACTCCTAATAGAGAGTGCAGTGTTAGATAAAGACTGGGAAGTGCTTGATCTCGGTTGTGGATATGGTGTTATTGGTATAGTTGTCTCTAAATTTGTGAAGCGGGTTGTAATGACGGATGTTAATAGGAGGGCTGTGAACATAGCGAAGAAAAACTTAAAAATCAATAACATTAAGAATGCCGAGGTAAGATGGGGTTATCTTTATGAACCCGTCACAGATGAAAAGTTTCATAGCATAATTACAAACCCTCCAGTACATGCAGGTAAGGATGTGTTGAGGGAAATAGTTATAAATGCACCCCTTCATCTCTACGATGGAGGATTACTTCAAATTGTAATTCGCACTAATCAAGGCGCAAAATATATTAAGACTTTAATGGAGGAGAGCTTTAAAGAAGTGGTTGAACTTGCGAAGGGCTCGGGCTTTAGAGTGTATGCCGGGATAGCCTAG
- a CDS encoding DUF106 domain-containing protein — MLEGIYLALDKLFGPLVMNAHPMWVVTISGAILGGFFTLVNHFLIDQEKMKRLQKMSKEFQKEWKEAQKAKDEKKLRKLQQKQMELLKLQNEVMKDSMFKPMLFTMPIFFIFFGWMRRWYVETAIVKSPFNFFLFDLFHGFYHSSLQANELGYIGWYILTSMAVGQVLRKLLDSV; from the coding sequence ATGCTTGAGGGAATTTATTTGGCTCTGGATAAGTTGTTCGGGCCGTTGGTAATGAATGCTCATCCAATGTGGGTAGTAACAATTTCAGGTGCCATACTTGGTGGATTTTTCACCTTAGTAAATCACTTTTTAATTGACCAAGAGAAAATGAAGAGACTTCAAAAGATGAGCAAGGAGTTCCAAAAGGAGTGGAAAGAAGCTCAAAAAGCAAAAGATGAAAAGAAACTAAGAAAGTTACAGCAAAAACAAATGGAACTACTAAAGCTCCAAAACGAGGTTATGAAAGACTCGATGTTTAAGCCAATGCTCTTCACAATGCCGATATTCTTTATCTTCTTTGGCTGGATGAGGAGATGGTACGTTGAGACTGCAATTGTAAAGTCACCCTTCAACTTTTTCCTCTTTGATTTGTTCCATGGGTTCTATCATTCATCTCTTCAGGCCAACGAGCTTGGCTACATTGGATGGTATATCCTAACTTCAATGGCTGTTGGTCAGGTATTGAGAAAACTACTTGATTCAGTTTAG
- the rpsB gene encoding 30S ribosomal protein S2 codes for MEEYLVPLDQYLAAGVHIGTQQKTKDMKRFIYRVRQDGLYVLDVRKTDERLRAAGKFLAKFDPERILAVSVRLYGQKPVKKFGEITGARSIPGRFLPGTMTNPLVKNFFEPDVLVVTDPRADHQAMKEAIDVGIPIVALVDTENLLSYVDLAIPTNNKGRKALALIYWVLAREVLFNRGDITAREDFKVPVEEFEMRIGGG; via the coding sequence ATGGAGGAATATTTAGTTCCACTTGATCAATATCTAGCTGCAGGTGTTCACATTGGAACACAGCAGAAGACAAAAGATATGAAGCGCTTTATATACAGAGTCAGGCAAGATGGCCTTTATGTGCTTGATGTCAGAAAGACAGACGAAAGACTTAGGGCAGCAGGTAAGTTCCTTGCAAAGTTTGATCCTGAGAGAATATTGGCAGTAAGTGTTAGGCTATATGGTCAGAAACCAGTTAAAAAGTTTGGAGAAATTACAGGAGCAAGATCAATACCTGGAAGATTTCTCCCAGGAACGATGACAAACCCATTAGTCAAGAATTTCTTTGAGCCAGATGTCCTTGTGGTTACAGATCCAAGGGCAGATCACCAAGCTATGAAAGAGGCAATTGATGTTGGAATCCCAATAGTCGCTCTTGTAGACACTGAGAACTTGTTAAGTTATGTTGACCTAGCAATACCAACAAACAATAAAGGAAGAAAAGCACTAGCTCTTATTTACTGGGTGCTGGCTAGAGAGGTTCTCTTTAACAGAGGCGACATAACAGCCAGAGAAGACTTTAAAGTTCCAGTAGAAGAGTTTGAAATGAGAATTGGTGGCGGTTAA
- a CDS encoding DNA-directed RNA polymerase subunit K, producing MFRYTRFEKARIIGARALQIAMGAPVLINIPEGASPLDAAIVEFEKGIIPITVIRPS from the coding sequence ATGTTTAGATATACAAGATTTGAAAAGGCGAGGATTATAGGTGCAAGGGCGTTGCAGATAGCTATGGGTGCACCAGTGTTAATTAATATTCCAGAAGGAGCAAGCCCGTTGGACGCTGCAATAGTAGAGTTTGAAAAAGGGATAATCCCAATAACCGTTATAAGGCCTAGTTAG
- a CDS encoding 30S ribosomal protein S13 has translation MADFRHIVRVANVDIDGHKQLRLALTGIKGIGVNFATIICKVAGLDPKMKAGYLTEEQVKAIEAVLEDPGKHGIPGWILNRPKDYESGRDLHLTGAKLVMAWREDVNRLRRIRAYRGIRHELGLPLRGQRTKSNFRRGSTLGVSRRKK, from the coding sequence ATGGCTGACTTTAGACATATCGTGCGTGTAGCAAATGTTGATATAGATGGCCACAAACAACTTAGATTGGCCCTTACTGGGATCAAAGGAATAGGTGTAAACTTTGCAACAATAATATGCAAGGTTGCAGGTTTAGATCCAAAGATGAAAGCGGGTTATCTTACAGAAGAGCAAGTAAAGGCTATTGAAGCAGTTCTTGAAGATCCTGGAAAGCATGGTATTCCTGGATGGATACTTAACAGACCTAAAGATTACGAAAGTGGAAGGGATCTACATCTTACTGGGGCAAAACTCGTCATGGCATGGCGTGAGGATGTTAATAGGCTCAGGAGAATCAGGGCTTACAGAGGTATCAGGCATGAGCTTGGTCTGCCACTAAGAGGACAAAGGACTAAGTCGAACTTTAGAAGAGGTTCTACACTTGGTGTTAGCAGAAGGAAGAAGTGA
- a CDS encoding 50S ribosomal protein L18e, with the protein MKRTGPTDINLRRLIRYLRKKSNEEDVKIWKDVAWRLERPRRQRAEVNLSRINRHTKEGDIVIVPGSVLGAGTLDHKVIVAAWKFSEKAKEKILQAGGEAIAIEDLVERNPKGSGVIIME; encoded by the coding sequence ATGAAGAGGACTGGTCCAACTGATATTAATTTGAGAAGACTCATTCGCTATCTAAGAAAGAAGTCAAATGAAGAGGATGTTAAGATATGGAAGGATGTAGCTTGGCGCTTAGAGAGGCCAAGAAGACAAAGAGCTGAAGTAAATCTTAGCAGAATAAATAGGCATACAAAGGAAGGAGACATTGTAATAGTGCCTGGAAGTGTTCTTGGAGCTGGGACATTAGATCATAAGGTCATTGTGGCAGCATGGAAGTTCAGTGAAAAAGCAAAAGAAAAGATTCTCCAAGCTGGTGGGGAAGCGATAGCAATTGAAGATCTCGTCGAGAGAAACCCAAAAGGTAGTGGAGTAATCATAATGGAGTGA
- the rplM gene encoding 50S ribosomal protein L13 produces MRIINAEGLILGRLASKVAKMLLEGEEIIIVNAEKAIITGNREFIFEKYKQRTELRTRTNPRKGPFYPKRSDELVRRTIRGMLPWKTERGRKAFKRLKVYAGVPKEFEGKEFETIIEAHMSRIKTPKYVTVGEVAKFLGGKF; encoded by the coding sequence ATGAGAATTATTAATGCTGAAGGGTTAATCCTTGGGAGACTTGCATCAAAAGTTGCAAAAATGCTCCTTGAAGGAGAGGAGATCATTATTGTCAATGCGGAGAAGGCAATAATCACTGGGAACAGGGAGTTTATCTTTGAAAAGTATAAGCAAAGGACAGAACTCAGGACAAGAACAAATCCGAGAAAAGGGCCATTCTATCCAAAAAGAAGTGACGAACTAGTTAGGAGAACCATCAGAGGAATGCTTCCATGGAAGACAGAGAGAGGACGAAAAGCATTTAAGAGGCTTAAAGTATATGCAGGAGTCCCAAAAGAGTTCGAGGGTAAGGAGTTTGAGACAATAATTGAAGCCCACATGTCAAGGATTAAAACTCCTAAATATGTGACCGTTGGAGAGGTTGCTAAGTTCCTTGGTGGAAAATTCTGA
- the cmk gene encoding (d)CMP kinase, whose amino-acid sequence MSKGCLVITVSGLAGSGTTTLCKNLAKYYGFKHIYAGLIFRQMAKERGMSLQEFQEYAEMHPEIDREVDKRQVEAAKECNVVIEGRLAGWMVKTADLKIWLDAPIQVRAQRVARREGVSVEEAFMQIAEREMQNRKRYLNLYGVDINDLSIYDLTINTAKWGPDGVFKIVKAAIDHLYPDGDTGK is encoded by the coding sequence ATGTCAAAGGGATGTCTAGTAATAACAGTAAGCGGCTTGGCGGGAAGCGGTACAACCACTCTATGCAAAAACTTAGCTAAATATTACGGATTTAAGCATATCTACGCAGGCTTGATCTTTCGCCAAATGGCAAAAGAGAGAGGTATGAGCCTACAAGAATTCCAAGAATATGCAGAAATGCACCCCGAAATAGATAGAGAAGTTGACAAGAGGCAAGTAGAGGCTGCAAAAGAGTGCAATGTTGTCATAGAAGGTCGTCTAGCAGGGTGGATGGTAAAGACAGCTGACTTAAAAATATGGCTTGATGCACCAATTCAAGTGAGGGCCCAACGCGTAGCAAGAAGAGAAGGTGTAAGTGTTGAAGAAGCTTTCATGCAAATTGCTGAAAGGGAAATGCAGAATAGAAAAAGATATTTAAACCTATATGGAGTCGACATTAACGACCTCTCGATTTATGACTTAACGATTAATACTGCTAAATGGGGTCCCGATGGGGTCTTCAAAATTGTGAAGGCCGCCATCGACCACCTGTACCCCGATGGTGACACGGGGAAATAA
- a CDS encoding 30S ribosomal protein S11, protein MSEEQQVVNIKKKEKWGVAHIYASYNNTIIHITDLTGAETISKWSGGMVVKADRDESSPYAAMIAARRAAEEAIEKGITGVHIKVRAPGGSRSKNPGPGAQAAIRALARAGLRIGRVEDATPIPHDGTRPKGGRRGRRV, encoded by the coding sequence ATGAGTGAGGAACAACAAGTTGTTAATATAAAGAAAAAAGAAAAATGGGGCGTAGCCCACATCTATGCCTCTTACAATAACACAATTATTCACATAACAGATCTAACTGGAGCTGAGACTATTTCAAAATGGAGCGGTGGGATGGTAGTTAAGGCAGACAGAGATGAATCATCACCCTATGCAGCAATGATTGCTGCTAGGAGGGCAGCAGAAGAGGCTATTGAAAAGGGCATAACTGGAGTTCATATAAAAGTTAGAGCTCCTGGAGGAAGTAGAAGTAAAAACCCAGGTCCCGGTGCTCAAGCAGCAATTAGAGCACTTGCAAGAGCAGGTCTTAGAATAGGAAGAGTAGAGGATGCTACACCCATACCGCACGATGGTACAAGGCCAAAAGGCGGTAGAAGAGGAAGAAGAGTTTGA
- a CDS encoding RNA-guided pseudouridylation complex pseudouridine synthase subunit Cbf5, translated as MAKKRKKRELVLPADLKREVVIKDENAETNPKWGCPPDKRPIELHLQFGVINLDKPPGPTSHEVVAWIKKLLNLQKAGHGGTLDPKVTGVLPVALERATRVVQALLPAGKEYIALMHLHGNVSEDKIRAVMREFEGEIIQRPPLRSAVKRRLRTRKVYYIEVLEIDGKDVLFRVGVEAGTYIRSLIHHLGLALGVGAHMAELRRSRSGPFREDETLVSLHDLIDAYHFWKDDGIENYFRNAIQPMEKAVEHLPKVWIRDSAVAAVTYGADLAVPGIVRLHKGIKPGDLIAIMTLKDELVALGKAKMSTQDMLTRAKGIAVDVEKVFMPRDWYPKMW; from the coding sequence ATGGCTAAGAAAAGGAAAAAGCGAGAGCTTGTACTTCCTGCTGATCTCAAGAGAGAGGTTGTTATAAAGGACGAGAATGCTGAGACCAATCCAAAGTGGGGATGTCCTCCAGATAAGAGACCTATTGAACTTCATCTCCAGTTTGGTGTGATAAATCTTGACAAGCCTCCTGGTCCAACTAGCCACGAGGTTGTGGCATGGATTAAGAAATTGCTTAATCTTCAAAAAGCTGGTCATGGGGGAACTCTCGATCCAAAAGTTACGGGAGTTTTACCAGTAGCTCTTGAAAGGGCTACTAGAGTTGTACAGGCCCTTTTACCTGCAGGAAAAGAATATATTGCTTTAATGCATCTTCATGGGAATGTTTCAGAGGATAAGATAAGAGCTGTCATGAGGGAATTTGAAGGAGAGATAATTCAAAGACCGCCATTAAGGAGTGCTGTTAAAAGGAGATTAAGGACTAGAAAAGTTTACTATATTGAAGTTTTAGAGATTGATGGTAAAGATGTTCTTTTTAGGGTCGGTGTTGAAGCAGGTACTTACATACGTTCTCTAATTCATCACTTGGGCCTGGCTTTAGGTGTTGGGGCACATATGGCTGAACTTAGAAGAAGCAGAAGTGGGCCTTTCCGAGAAGATGAGACACTTGTAAGCCTTCATGATTTGATAGATGCTTATCATTTCTGGAAAGATGATGGGATTGAGAATTACTTTAGAAATGCAATTCAACCAATGGAAAAGGCAGTAGAACATTTACCTAAAGTTTGGATTAGGGATTCAGCAGTAGCAGCGGTTACCTATGGTGCTGATTTAGCAGTTCCAGGCATAGTGAGGCTTCATAAAGGTATCAAGCCAGGTGATTTAATTGCAATAATGACTCTCAAAGATGAGCTTGTGGCATTAGGGAAAGCAAAAATGAGCACTCAAGATATGTTAACTAGGGCAAAAGGGATTGCAGTAGATGTTGAAAAGGTATTTATGCCACGAGATTGGTATCCGAAAATGTGGTAG
- a CDS encoding 30S ribosomal protein S4 has translation MGDPKRQRKRYETPSHPWIKERLDRERVLVQKYALKNKKELWKHETQLKNFRRRARRLLAARGKQAEIERAQLLQRLVRLGMLPEGAHLDDVLSLTIDDILGRRLQTLVFKKGLARTIKQARQLIVHGHIEVNGQVIRSPSYLVLKEEETGITYSRASPFANSQHPERMMIEEAQKGEAQ, from the coding sequence ATGGGAGATCCAAAAAGACAAAGGAAAAGGTATGAAACTCCCTCTCATCCATGGATTAAAGAAAGGCTTGATAGAGAGAGGGTATTGGTTCAAAAATATGCTCTTAAAAATAAAAAGGAGCTATGGAAGCACGAAACCCAACTCAAGAACTTTAGAAGAAGAGCCAGGCGTTTACTAGCTGCGAGAGGAAAACAGGCAGAGATTGAGAGGGCTCAGCTTCTTCAGAGACTTGTGAGACTTGGTATGCTTCCAGAAGGAGCACACCTTGATGATGTTCTTTCACTTACAATAGATGATATTCTTGGGAGAAGGCTTCAAACATTGGTATTCAAAAAAGGTCTGGCAAGGACAATCAAACAAGCAAGACAGCTAATTGTTCACGGACATATTGAGGTAAATGGCCAAGTAATTAGATCACCAAGTTACTTAGTACTCAAAGAGGAAGAAACCGGGATAACATATTCAAGAGCATCACCATTTGCGAATTCTCAACATCCTGAAAGAATGATGATTGAAGAGGCTCAGAAGGGTGAGGCACAATGA
- a CDS encoding 50S ribosomal protein L14e: protein MPAIDIGRLAVVIAGRRAGQKVVVVDIIDKNFVLVTGAGFNKVKRRRMNIKHLEPLPEKIAIERGAEDEVVKAALEQAGISL from the coding sequence ATGCCTGCAATTGACATTGGAAGATTAGCTGTTGTTATTGCTGGACGAAGAGCTGGGCAAAAAGTAGTTGTTGTGGATATAATTGACAAAAACTTCGTCCTTGTGACTGGTGCTGGCTTTAACAAGGTTAAGAGAAGAAGGATGAACATAAAGCACCTTGAGCCTCTTCCAGAAAAGATTGCCATTGAGCGCGGTGCTGAGGACGAAGTTGTTAAGGCTGCTCTTGAGCAGGCTGGAATAAGTCTTTAG
- a CDS encoding DNA-directed RNA polymerase subunit D produces MRKMQIKVLEKRDDAIRFILEGVDVAFANALRRTILGEVPTFAIDEVEFYENDSALFDEIIAHRLALIPLTTPFDRFELDSMELEDYTVTLSLEAEGPAIVYSGDLKSDDPDVRPVTPNIPIVKLAEGQRLVFNAYAKLGKGKDHVKWQPGFAYYKYLTKVHVSKEIPNWEKIKEIAKRKKLPIEETEDELILTTITSFYIPREFEQYIENKIKEKVIPNTFVFTVESNGELPVEEIVSLALKILMRKSDKFINELHKLAE; encoded by the coding sequence GTGAGAAAAATGCAAATAAAGGTTCTTGAAAAAAGAGATGATGCAATCCGTTTTATTTTAGAAGGAGTGGATGTTGCATTTGCAAATGCGCTTAGGAGAACTATCCTAGGAGAAGTTCCAACTTTTGCGATCGATGAAGTAGAGTTCTATGAAAATGATTCAGCCCTTTTTGATGAGATAATAGCTCATAGACTAGCACTGATTCCTCTAACAACCCCCTTTGATAGATTTGAATTGGATAGCATGGAGTTAGAGGATTACACTGTTACTCTAAGTTTAGAAGCTGAGGGTCCGGCTATAGTGTATTCAGGTGATTTGAAGAGTGATGATCCTGATGTAAGGCCAGTGACTCCAAATATTCCTATAGTAAAACTCGCAGAGGGGCAACGGTTAGTTTTTAATGCATATGCAAAATTAGGGAAAGGAAAGGATCATGTCAAATGGCAACCGGGATTTGCTTACTATAAATACTTAACAAAAGTTCATGTAAGTAAAGAAATTCCAAATTGGGAAAAGATTAAGGAAATTGCAAAAAGGAAAAAGCTTCCCATTGAAGAGACTGAGGATGAACTAATACTAACTACAATAACAAGCTTTTACATTCCAAGGGAATTTGAGCAGTACATTGAGAACAAAATAAAAGAAAAGGTAATCCCCAATACATTTGTCTTTACAGTGGAAAGTAACGGAGAACTCCCTGTTGAGGAAATTGTAAGCTTAGCACTTAAAATTCTAATGAGAAAGAGCGATAAATTTATAAACGAGCTTCATAAATTAGCCGAATAG
- a CDS encoding 30S ribosomal protein S9, whose protein sequence is MRIIQTAGKRKSAVARATIREGKGRVRVNHKPVEILEPEIARFTIMEPLVLAGEEILSKVDIDVKVEGGGFMGQAEAARIAIARALVEWTGDMNLKEKFMKYDRTMLVGDSRRTEPHKPNRSTKGPRAKRQKSYR, encoded by the coding sequence ATGAGGATAATTCAAACCGCAGGAAAAAGAAAAAGTGCAGTTGCGAGAGCTACTATAAGGGAAGGAAAGGGCAGAGTGAGAGTTAACCACAAGCCCGTTGAGATACTTGAACCAGAAATAGCCAGATTCACAATAATGGAGCCATTAGTTCTTGCTGGAGAAGAGATATTGAGTAAAGTGGATATTGATGTTAAGGTTGAAGGTGGAGGCTTTATGGGACAAGCTGAAGCAGCCAGAATTGCAATAGCAAGAGCATTAGTAGAGTGGACTGGGGACATGAACCTCAAAGAAAAGTTTATGAAGTACGATAGGACTATGCTTGTTGGTGATTCAAGAAGAACAGAGCCGCACAAACCAAACCGCTCCACAAAAGGTCCAAGAGCAAAAAGGCAAAAGAGTTATCGTTGA
- a CDS encoding dihydrolipoyl dehydrogenase family protein, whose amino-acid sequence MRKFDVVVIGTGVAGSSAVYKFAKAGLSVAIVDERPFGGTCALRGCDPKKILIGGAELVDWIKRMNDKGIEGKVHINWKKLMAFKREWTKDFPEKMENALKKAGIETIHGRAQFIDKDRIQVNGDVIISDKFLIATGAKPRELNIPGEEYVITSDEFLELDELPERIVFIGGGYISFEFAHLAARAGTSVIILHRSERPLKNFEPYIVDILLKATEDAGINVITNAPVKEVKKKEEVFVVKTPQGDFEADLVVHGAGRVPNINNLGLDEAGVEYDKRGIKVNEYMQTTNETIYAAGDCAKGGLPLTPVAAVEGSIAASNIIEGNHVKINYTAIPTVVFTIPPMASVGLKEEEARKKGLKFVIKKGDTSKWYNSIRINQKYSCYEILIGEGNRILGAHLLGQNAEEIMNIFALAIKLGLTAKDLKHAYYTYPSHSYDILYML is encoded by the coding sequence ATGAGAAAGTTTGATGTAGTTGTTATTGGAACTGGTGTAGCTGGTTCTTCTGCTGTTTATAAGTTTGCAAAGGCTGGCTTGAGTGTTGCTATTGTTGACGAGAGACCCTTTGGTGGAACATGTGCTCTTAGGGGTTGTGACCCAAAGAAAATTCTCATTGGGGGAGCCGAACTTGTAGATTGGATTAAGAGAATGAACGACAAAGGTATTGAAGGAAAAGTACACATAAACTGGAAAAAGCTCATGGCCTTTAAGAGAGAATGGACTAAAGATTTTCCAGAAAAGATGGAAAATGCTCTCAAAAAGGCAGGGATTGAAACAATTCATGGGAGAGCTCAGTTTATAGATAAAGATAGGATACAAGTTAATGGGGATGTTATAATATCTGACAAATTTCTGATAGCAACTGGTGCAAAGCCGAGAGAACTCAACATTCCGGGGGAGGAGTATGTTATAACCAGTGATGAATTTCTTGAACTTGATGAGTTGCCGGAGAGGATAGTTTTCATCGGTGGGGGGTACATATCATTTGAATTTGCACATTTAGCAGCACGCGCTGGAACTTCTGTGATAATACTTCATAGAAGTGAGAGGCCCCTGAAGAACTTTGAGCCTTATATAGTGGATATCCTTCTCAAAGCTACTGAAGATGCTGGTATAAATGTTATAACTAACGCTCCTGTGAAAGAAGTAAAGAAAAAAGAGGAAGTATTTGTTGTGAAAACCCCCCAAGGTGATTTTGAAGCTGATCTTGTGGTCCATGGGGCTGGTAGGGTTCCCAATATAAATAATCTTGGACTAGATGAAGCTGGAGTTGAGTATGATAAAAGAGGAATAAAAGTGAATGAGTATATGCAAACAACGAATGAAACTATTTATGCTGCTGGAGATTGTGCCAAAGGTGGTTTACCATTGACACCAGTTGCAGCGGTAGAGGGAAGTATAGCTGCAAGCAATATTATCGAAGGAAACCATGTGAAAATTAACTATACTGCAATACCTACGGTAGTCTTTACAATCCCTCCAATGGCCTCGGTTGGCTTAAAGGAAGAGGAGGCTAGAAAAAAAGGCCTCAAATTCGTCATAAAAAAAGGTGATACCTCAAAATGGTACAACTCCATTAGAATAAATCAAAAGTATTCATGTTATGAGATTCTAATCGGAGAAGGAAATAGAATTCTTGGGGCACATTTGCTTGGTCAAAATGCAGAGGAAATTATGAATATCTTTGCTCTTGCAATTAAACTGGGCCTAACAGCTAAAGATCTAAAACATGCTTACTATACATATCCAAGTCATTCATATGACATCTTGTATATGCTCTAA